From a region of the Georgenia yuyongxinii genome:
- a CDS encoding DUF7800 domain-containing protein: MPPGERPPEQPPRLLLGPLLRFVDADSATVWVETDRPCLATLHAGGRQAVERTWSVHGHHYALLVLTGLPEAAVLPYEVRLDGVRAWPAPDQELPPSVIRTIRHDQRLRLAFGSCRRSAGHDAEALRTFGADALVALAGKMATAPHEQWPDALFLAGDQIYADDPSPELTARLKAAHRDTDAHDAGRRDAGTRHDGGRREVPGEVHDFEEYTWLYQESWSQPAVRWLLSTVPSCMILDDHDLRDDWNTSCAWRERMERQLWWRDRVTGAFASYWVYQHLGNLSPRELAEDEVLAAMHTTDDDATRTRVLDEFAWRTDAEPDTARWSYFRDFGGRGLGIRLVVVDSRCSRRLDPDARAMVDDAEWAWVLEHALTPPGGERIGHLLLGTTLPAFLPAGIHHLEGWSEAVASHRAWGPVAAWLAERLRRAIDLEHWAAFRASFDQLVDLLRRAVEAPEPPSSILLLSGDIHSSYTARVRLRGVRHPGTAVHQLTMSPFRNPMHRAVRLAHQVIEWPPVSRTWRKLARLAGVADVPVAWRLEHGPWFTNGIMTLSIDGTRATVEMDRAEVRHGREELTRLGVASLAP; this comes from the coding sequence ATGCCGCCCGGAGAGCGCCCACCCGAGCAGCCACCACGCCTGCTGCTCGGCCCGCTGCTGCGCTTCGTCGACGCCGACAGCGCCACGGTGTGGGTGGAGACCGACCGGCCCTGCCTGGCCACCCTGCACGCCGGCGGACGGCAGGCCGTCGAGCGCACCTGGTCCGTGCACGGACACCACTACGCCCTCCTGGTCCTCACGGGCTTGCCCGAGGCCGCCGTCCTGCCCTACGAGGTGCGTCTCGACGGCGTGAGGGCCTGGCCCGCGCCGGACCAGGAGCTCCCGCCGAGCGTCATCCGCACCATCAGGCACGACCAGCGGCTCCGGCTGGCCTTCGGCTCCTGCCGGCGCAGCGCCGGGCACGACGCCGAGGCGCTGCGCACGTTCGGCGCCGACGCCCTCGTCGCGCTGGCCGGGAAGATGGCGACCGCGCCCCACGAGCAGTGGCCCGATGCGCTGTTCCTCGCCGGCGACCAGATCTACGCCGACGATCCCTCACCCGAGCTCACCGCACGTCTGAAGGCTGCGCATCGGGACACGGACGCCCACGACGCAGGACGCCGGGACGCCGGCACCCGCCATGACGGCGGCCGCCGCGAGGTCCCGGGTGAGGTGCACGACTTCGAGGAGTACACCTGGCTGTACCAAGAGAGCTGGTCCCAGCCGGCGGTGCGGTGGCTCCTCTCCACCGTTCCGAGCTGCATGATCCTCGATGACCACGACCTGCGCGACGACTGGAACACCTCCTGCGCCTGGCGCGAGCGGATGGAACGGCAGCTGTGGTGGCGCGACCGTGTCACCGGCGCGTTCGCGTCGTACTGGGTCTACCAGCACCTCGGCAACCTCTCACCGCGTGAGCTCGCCGAGGACGAGGTGCTCGCCGCGATGCACACCACCGACGACGACGCCACGCGCACCCGGGTGCTCGACGAGTTCGCGTGGCGCACGGACGCCGAGCCGGACACCGCCCGGTGGAGCTACTTCCGCGACTTCGGCGGCCGAGGGCTCGGCATCCGGCTCGTCGTCGTCGACTCCCGCTGCTCGCGGCGCCTCGACCCGGACGCCCGCGCCATGGTCGACGACGCCGAGTGGGCGTGGGTCCTCGAGCACGCGCTGACCCCGCCCGGCGGCGAGCGCATCGGGCACCTGCTGCTGGGGACCACCCTGCCCGCCTTCCTGCCCGCCGGCATCCACCACCTGGAAGGCTGGAGCGAGGCGGTCGCCTCCCACCGTGCGTGGGGGCCGGTCGCCGCCTGGCTGGCCGAACGTCTGCGCCGGGCCATCGACCTGGAGCACTGGGCGGCGTTCCGGGCGTCGTTCGACCAGCTGGTCGATCTGCTCCGCCGCGCCGTCGAGGCCCCCGAGCCGCCGTCGAGCATCCTGCTGCTCTCGGGTGACATCCATTCCTCCTACACCGCCCGGGTGCGGCTGCGCGGTGTCCGGCATCCCGGCACCGCCGTGCACCAGCTGACGATGTCGCCGTTCCGCAACCCCATGCACCGCGCGGTCCGGCTCGCGCACCAGGTCATCGAGTGGCCACCGGTCAGCCGCACCTGGCGAAAGTTGGCGCGGCTGGCTGGGGTGGCCGACGTGCCCGTCGCGTGGCGCCTCGAGCACGGCCCGTGGTTCACCAACGGCATCATGACGCTCTCCATCGACGGCACCCGTGCCACCGTGGAGATGGACCGCGCCGAGGTGCGGCACGGCCGTGAGGAACTGACCCGGCTCGGCGTCGCGTCGCTGGCGCCCTGA
- a CDS encoding alpha/beta hydrolase family protein: MGLTELEDIAAVHDLLVADGVVDPARSVLAGSSWGGFLTLLGLGTQPGRWAVGLADVPVADYVTAYHEEMPDLQAFDRSLFGGSPAEVPEAYRVASPLTYVDAVRAPVLVMAGENDPRCPLGQVLNYVRALRARTDYPGEVELYTYGAGHGSVVDDEEVAQLRRQLDFVRRHL; this comes from the coding sequence GTGGGTCTGACCGAGCTGGAGGACATCGCCGCGGTGCACGACCTGCTGGTGGCCGATGGCGTGGTGGACCCGGCCCGGTCGGTGCTCGCGGGCTCGTCGTGGGGCGGCTTCCTCACCCTGCTCGGGCTCGGCACCCAGCCGGGGCGCTGGGCGGTGGGGCTCGCGGACGTGCCGGTGGCGGACTACGTGACGGCGTACCACGAGGAGATGCCCGACCTGCAGGCGTTCGACCGGTCCCTCTTCGGCGGCTCGCCCGCGGAGGTCCCCGAGGCGTACCGGGTGGCGAGCCCGCTGACGTACGTGGACGCCGTGCGGGCCCCGGTGCTCGTCATGGCCGGGGAGAACGACCCGCGCTGCCCGCTGGGGCAGGTGCTGAACTACGTGCGCGCCCTGCGTGCACGAACCGACTACCCGGGTGAGGTGGAGCTGTACACCTACGGCGCCGGGCACGGCTCGGTGGTGGACGACGAGGAGGTGGCGCAGCTGCGGCGCCAGCTCGACTTCGTGCGACGCCACCTGTAA
- the prpB gene encoding methylisocitrate lyase has protein sequence MLHARTSPAAKRATLRERLSTAEQPLRLPGAFNPLSAKLIEEAGFEGVYVSGAVLSADLGLPDIGLTTQTEVALRAGQVARVTELPTIVDADTGFGEPMNVARTIQVLEDNGLAGCHIEDQVNPKRCGHLAGKETVDTTTAVKRIRAAVDARRDGNFLIIARTDVRAAEGLASTVARARALVDAGADMVFPEAMADLAEFEAVARSVDVPVLANMTEFGRSALFTVRQLGEAGVRLVIYPVTLLRLAMGVAERALGVLAAQGTQADLVPEMQTRARLYDLVDYAAYNAFDDQIFTYRPDTPEG, from the coding sequence ATGCTGCATGCCCGCACCAGCCCCGCCGCCAAGCGTGCGACGCTTCGTGAGCGGCTCAGCACCGCCGAGCAGCCGTTACGCCTGCCCGGGGCGTTCAACCCGCTGAGCGCGAAGCTCATCGAGGAGGCCGGCTTCGAGGGTGTCTACGTCTCCGGTGCCGTGCTCTCCGCCGACCTCGGACTGCCCGACATCGGCCTGACCACGCAGACGGAGGTCGCGCTGCGGGCCGGGCAGGTGGCGCGGGTGACGGAGCTGCCCACCATCGTCGACGCCGACACCGGCTTCGGTGAGCCGATGAACGTGGCCCGCACGATCCAGGTCCTGGAGGACAACGGACTGGCCGGGTGCCACATCGAGGACCAGGTCAACCCCAAGCGGTGCGGCCACCTCGCCGGCAAGGAGACGGTCGACACCACCACCGCCGTCAAACGCATCCGCGCCGCCGTGGACGCCCGCCGGGACGGCAACTTCCTCATCATCGCCCGCACGGACGTGCGGGCTGCCGAGGGACTGGCCAGCACCGTCGCCCGCGCGCGGGCACTCGTCGACGCCGGCGCCGACATGGTCTTCCCCGAGGCGATGGCCGACCTGGCCGAGTTCGAGGCTGTCGCACGGTCCGTCGACGTGCCCGTGCTGGCCAACATGACCGAGTTCGGCCGCTCCGCGCTCTTCACCGTTCGCCAGCTGGGCGAGGCCGGGGTGCGGCTGGTGATCTACCCGGTCACCCTCCTGCGCCTGGCCATGGGGGTGGCCGAGCGGGCGCTGGGGGTGCTTGCCGCGCAAGGCACCCAGGCGGACCTCGTCCCCGAGATGCAGACCAGGGCCCGCCTGTACGACCTGGTCGACTACGCCGCCTACAACGCCTTCGACGACCAGATCTTCACCTACCGCCCCGACACGCCGGAGGGCTGA
- a CDS encoding bifunctional 2-methylcitrate synthase/citrate synthase, whose translation MAAEIHKGLAGVVVDVTAISKVNPETNSLLYRGYPVQQLAARSTLEEVAYLLWHGELPGPDELAVLIAEGRSERFLSEEVRTAVEALPKTCHPMDVCRTAVSVLGAHHPRAEDHSREAELSKALQLFAVLPAVIALDQRRRRALPPLEARADLGYAENFLWMTFGEVPDDVALRAFETSLILYAEHSFNASTFAARVITSTLADLHSAVTGAVGALKGPLHGGANEEVIHHFAEIGTAANVPAWLDARLGRKDKVMGFGHRVYKHGDSRVPTMRAALVELAEHLGRQDVLELFDALESGMRERTGIEPNLDYATGPAYHLMGFDPGVFTPLFVAARVLGWTAHIMEQRAANTLVRPLAEYVGPDERDVPEGA comes from the coding sequence GTGGCCGCCGAGATCCACAAGGGCCTGGCCGGCGTCGTCGTCGACGTCACCGCCATCTCCAAGGTCAACCCCGAGACGAACTCCTTGCTCTACCGCGGCTACCCCGTCCAGCAGCTGGCCGCCCGGTCCACCCTCGAGGAGGTGGCGTACCTGCTCTGGCACGGGGAGCTGCCCGGGCCCGACGAGCTCGCCGTCCTCATCGCCGAGGGCCGCTCCGAGCGGTTCCTCTCCGAGGAGGTGCGTACCGCCGTCGAGGCCCTGCCGAAGACGTGCCACCCGATGGACGTGTGCCGCACCGCCGTGTCGGTGCTCGGGGCGCACCACCCCCGGGCGGAAGACCACTCCCGGGAGGCCGAGCTGTCCAAGGCCCTCCAGCTGTTCGCCGTCCTGCCGGCCGTCATCGCCCTGGACCAGCGACGCCGTCGCGCCCTGCCGCCGCTCGAGGCCCGCGCGGACCTCGGCTACGCGGAGAACTTTCTGTGGATGACGTTCGGCGAGGTGCCCGACGACGTGGCCCTGCGCGCGTTCGAGACCTCGCTGATCCTCTACGCCGAACACTCCTTCAACGCCTCCACGTTCGCCGCACGGGTCATCACCTCCACGCTCGCCGACCTGCACTCCGCCGTCACCGGAGCAGTGGGTGCTCTGAAGGGGCCGCTGCACGGTGGCGCGAACGAGGAGGTCATCCACCACTTCGCGGAGATCGGCACGGCCGCGAACGTGCCCGCCTGGCTTGACGCGCGGCTCGGCCGCAAGGATAAGGTGATGGGCTTCGGGCACCGGGTCTACAAGCACGGCGACTCCCGGGTGCCGACGATGCGCGCCGCACTTGTGGAGCTGGCGGAGCACCTCGGGCGCCAGGACGTGCTCGAGCTCTTCGACGCGCTGGAGTCCGGGATGCGCGAGCGCACCGGCATCGAGCCCAACCTCGACTACGCCACCGGCCCGGCCTACCACCTCATGGGGTTCGACCCGGGGGTGTTCACCCCGCTGTTCGTGGCGGCCCGGGTGCTGGGCTGGACCGCGCACATCATGGAGCAGCGGGCCGCCAACACATTGGTGCGGCCGCTGGCCGAGTACGTGGGCCCGGACGAGCGTGACGTGCCCGAGGGGGCGTGA
- a CDS encoding GlxA family transcriptional regulator translates to MITNVAAIVYDGVAPFELGVVCEAWGTDRSADGLPTFDFAVCTPRPGAVATNAGFGLQVPHDLARAAEADLVVVPAVPRHDEVPSDVVEALQAAYARGARIMSVCSGAFALGAAGLLDGRQCTTHWMFAAELAERFPAAEVLPEVLYVDADPILTSAGTAAGVDASLYLWRKEFGSAIANQVARRMVVPPQREGGQAQFIRNAVPDLEAETLGPVLTWIVEHLDEPLDVDALAGRAAMSPRTFARRFRAETGTTPHAWVTTQRLHRAEHLLEETDRPVDWVAAAVGFTPAVLRHHFAQTRGLSPQRYRRRFSALT, encoded by the coding sequence ATGATCACCAACGTCGCGGCGATCGTCTACGACGGGGTGGCCCCGTTCGAGCTGGGTGTCGTCTGCGAGGCCTGGGGGACCGACCGGTCCGCGGACGGTCTGCCCACGTTCGACTTCGCCGTCTGCACCCCACGGCCCGGCGCCGTGGCCACCAACGCCGGCTTCGGCCTGCAGGTGCCGCACGACCTCGCCCGGGCGGCCGAGGCGGACCTCGTAGTGGTCCCGGCGGTGCCGCGCCACGACGAGGTGCCCTCCGACGTCGTCGAGGCACTCCAAGCGGCGTACGCCCGGGGTGCGCGAATCATGTCGGTGTGCTCGGGCGCCTTCGCGCTCGGTGCGGCCGGGCTGCTCGACGGCCGGCAGTGCACCACCCACTGGATGTTTGCCGCGGAGCTGGCCGAGCGGTTTCCCGCCGCCGAGGTGCTGCCCGAGGTGCTCTACGTCGACGCCGACCCGATCCTCACCAGCGCCGGCACGGCCGCCGGGGTGGACGCCAGCCTGTACCTGTGGCGCAAGGAGTTCGGCTCGGCGATCGCGAACCAGGTGGCCAGGCGCATGGTCGTGCCGCCGCAGCGCGAAGGCGGGCAGGCCCAGTTCATCCGCAACGCGGTGCCGGACCTTGAGGCCGAGACCCTCGGCCCCGTGCTGACCTGGATCGTCGAGCACCTCGACGAACCACTGGACGTGGACGCGCTCGCGGGCCGCGCGGCGATGTCCCCGCGCACCTTCGCACGCCGGTTCCGGGCCGAGACCGGCACCACCCCGCACGCGTGGGTCACCACGCAGCGCCTGCACCGGGCCGAGCACCTCCTCGAGGAGACCGACCGCCCGGTCGACTGGGTGGCCGCCGCCGTCGGCTTCACCCCCGCCGTGCTGCGCCATCACTTCGCGCAGACCCGCGGGCTGAGCCCGCAGCGCTACCGACGTCGGTTTTCCGCGCTGACCTGA
- a CDS encoding NUDIX hydrolase has product MPVPPFITALRSHIGTSLLWLPGVTGVVLDDTDRVLLGRRADNGRWALPSGILEPGEQPARGLVREVAEETGVDVRIHALTSVGAGEEVRYPNGDRSQYLDLTFWCEPVGGEAHVADDESLAVAWYPLHQLPADLTASSRERLGHALAFRADPTAGPHFTR; this is encoded by the coding sequence GTGCCGGTCCCGCCGTTCATCACCGCCCTGCGCTCGCACATCGGCACCTCGCTGCTGTGGCTACCCGGCGTGACGGGGGTCGTCCTCGACGACACCGACCGGGTGCTGCTCGGCCGGCGGGCCGACAACGGCCGCTGGGCGCTGCCGTCGGGGATTCTCGAGCCCGGGGAGCAGCCGGCCCGCGGGCTGGTTCGCGAAGTGGCTGAGGAAACCGGCGTCGACGTCCGCATCCACGCCCTGACTTCGGTGGGTGCGGGCGAGGAGGTCCGCTACCCCAACGGCGACCGCTCCCAGTACCTCGACCTCACCTTCTGGTGCGAACCCGTCGGCGGTGAGGCCCACGTGGCCGACGACGAGTCCCTCGCCGTGGCGTGGTACCCGCTGCACCAGCTCCCGGCGGACCTGACGGCCTCATCACGGGAGCGGCTGGGCCACGCCCTGGCATTCCGGGCCGACCCGACGGCCGGGCCCCACTTCACCCGCTGA
- a CDS encoding VIT1/CCC1 transporter family protein encodes MADSRGGSGLAQRLNWLRAGVLGANDGIVSTAAVVVGVAGATTLTGPILTAGMAAVVGGAISMALGEYVSVSSQRDSERSLVEIERQALTDDPDGELADLARAYEARGISPRTARQVAEELTARDPLEAQLRAKHNLDLDDVVSPWHAAVASAVAFTIGAVLPMLAILLPPEPVRVPVTFAATLVALALTGTIASWIGGGSTLRAAARVVLGGGLALAATFLIGSLIGTTGLV; translated from the coding sequence ATGGCTGACAGTCGTGGCGGGTCCGGGCTGGCGCAGCGCCTGAACTGGCTTCGCGCCGGCGTGCTCGGCGCGAACGACGGCATCGTGTCCACGGCCGCGGTGGTGGTCGGCGTCGCCGGGGCGACCACGCTGACCGGGCCCATTCTGACGGCCGGCATGGCCGCCGTCGTCGGCGGGGCGATCTCGATGGCGCTGGGTGAGTACGTCTCGGTCTCCAGCCAGCGTGACAGCGAGCGCTCTCTGGTCGAGATCGAGCGGCAGGCGTTGACCGACGACCCCGACGGTGAGCTGGCCGACCTCGCGCGGGCCTACGAGGCCCGGGGTATCTCACCGAGGACAGCCCGCCAGGTCGCGGAGGAGCTCACCGCCCGCGACCCCCTCGAGGCCCAGCTCCGCGCCAAGCACAACCTCGACCTCGACGACGTCGTGAGCCCGTGGCACGCTGCCGTGGCCTCCGCCGTCGCCTTCACCATCGGTGCCGTGCTGCCGATGCTCGCCATCCTGCTGCCCCCGGAGCCGGTGCGGGTGCCCGTCACCTTTGCCGCCACCCTGGTCGCCCTCGCCCTCACCGGGACGATCGCCTCGTGGATCGGCGGCGGCTCGACGCTGCGTGCGGCCGCGCGGGTGGTCCTGGGCGGCGGTCTGGCGCTGGCCGCGACTTTCCTCATCGGCAGCCTCATCGGCACCACCGGGCTCGTCTGA
- a CDS encoding aromatic ring-opening dioxygenase LigA produces MNFKPAKVTGIVAIVAGIIFILAGGVTWGLITSNLAEQNITVAGDSKMLPGDDVNGPFSAFAEAQIIDEHAMTATEGRTYAELGGLVKEAEAAGDTALAEELQGQRTTVMNASFLRASLFTSVVAYGVAALVMGLGVILAVIGWTFTGLAKTAPVTAERKPELVTA; encoded by the coding sequence ATGAACTTCAAGCCCGCCAAGGTCACCGGGATCGTTGCGATCGTCGCAGGCATCATCTTCATCCTCGCCGGTGGGGTGACGTGGGGCCTGATCACCTCGAACCTGGCCGAGCAGAACATCACCGTCGCCGGGGACTCGAAGATGCTGCCCGGTGACGACGTCAACGGCCCCTTCTCCGCCTTCGCCGAGGCGCAGATCATCGACGAGCACGCCATGACCGCCACCGAGGGCCGCACGTACGCCGAGCTCGGCGGACTGGTCAAGGAGGCCGAGGCCGCCGGTGACACCGCCCTGGCCGAGGAGCTGCAGGGCCAGCGCACCACGGTCATGAACGCCTCGTTCCTGCGGGCCTCGCTGTTCACCTCGGTCGTCGCCTACGGCGTCGCCGCCCTGGTGATGGGCCTGGGCGTCATCCTCGCCGTCATCGGCTGGACCTTCACCGGCCTGGCCAAGACCGCCCCCGTGACCGCCGAGCGCAAGCCTGAGCTGGTCACCGCCTGA
- a CDS encoding histidine kinase, whose protein sequence is MKDALRFRTPWLAAAGCALATAVLVASEWFVGDRDAPPSTALLLAVPMTFGAVLLLWVQPWLGALLTIVGYGLTTSSAAWMPGVLVTFFMVGRREPAWRGWALIFAAIAAFALSRSSAFDLFADTAYGVVLFGGLWALGRAVRYRSQRAAAARVEAERTAAEDPLVLAAVAVAQERERLGGELVVVVRQAVSTMRDDAGRAASTLDGDDITRVATRGTAAVTDMRRMLGLLRDPADEEATTARHHLRGPRRSPGRLGWVDALSGAVIGALAMAEIVTAPEFSGYTGDPITLLPLLLLGAAIAVRRRWPVASAALVVATLTSSLLPGAASTIVTALLLALALLGWTTGSLGRRSVWIAFGCTLTAAAVVVALTDPSSVPTLAVPIAAAATGRAWSLRESEQEAHERRTREHATALDAATTQARQEERRRIALELHDVTSHALGVMVLHAGAAEATFVDHPEVARAALDQVVATGEEALVELDRLAATIGASPDPSVGAPLEARIVALADRMRAAGLRIDVSVSAEPTDPAVAHAVYRVVQEGLTNSARHAPGSRVSVRVEGMDDDLAVSVENDAPRGAPAGAGSGFGLAGAAERIRTMGGGLAAEATSAGGFLLRARLPQRPDRAVPRRGLAVNGGRGPDRSE, encoded by the coding sequence ATGAAGGACGCGCTCCGGTTCCGTACGCCCTGGCTGGCTGCGGCCGGATGCGCCCTCGCCACTGCCGTGCTGGTGGCGTCGGAGTGGTTCGTGGGCGACCGCGACGCACCGCCATCCACCGCGCTACTGCTCGCGGTGCCCATGACGTTCGGCGCCGTGCTGCTGCTCTGGGTGCAGCCATGGCTCGGCGCGCTGCTGACCATCGTCGGGTACGGCCTCACCACCAGCAGCGCCGCTTGGATGCCCGGCGTCCTCGTGACCTTCTTCATGGTGGGTCGCCGGGAACCCGCGTGGCGAGGCTGGGCGCTGATCTTCGCGGCGATCGCCGCCTTCGCGCTGAGCCGGTCGTCGGCCTTCGATCTGTTCGCCGACACGGCCTACGGCGTCGTCCTGTTCGGAGGACTCTGGGCACTCGGCCGGGCGGTTCGGTACCGGTCGCAGCGCGCCGCGGCGGCCCGGGTCGAGGCCGAGCGAACCGCGGCCGAGGACCCGCTGGTGCTCGCCGCCGTGGCCGTCGCTCAGGAGCGGGAACGCCTGGGCGGCGAACTCGTTGTCGTGGTGCGCCAGGCGGTTTCGACGATGCGCGACGATGCAGGGCGAGCCGCGTCAACCCTCGACGGGGACGACATCACCCGTGTCGCCACGCGCGGAACCGCCGCCGTCACGGACATGCGCCGGATGCTCGGACTGCTGCGGGATCCCGCTGATGAGGAAGCGACGACGGCGAGGCACCACCTCCGCGGGCCTCGCCGGTCACCGGGCCGGCTCGGTTGGGTCGACGCCCTCAGCGGAGCTGTCATCGGTGCGCTGGCCATGGCGGAGATCGTCACCGCACCCGAGTTCAGCGGGTATACCGGCGACCCGATCACGCTCTTGCCGTTGCTGCTGCTGGGAGCGGCCATCGCGGTGCGCCGCCGGTGGCCGGTGGCATCCGCTGCCCTCGTCGTCGCGACTCTGACCTCGTCGCTGTTGCCTGGCGCGGCGAGCACGATAGTGACAGCCCTGCTGCTCGCCCTCGCGCTGCTCGGATGGACCACCGGATCACTCGGCCGACGATCCGTGTGGATCGCATTCGGCTGCACCCTGACCGCCGCTGCCGTCGTCGTCGCGCTGACCGACCCATCGAGCGTCCCTACCCTCGCGGTGCCCATCGCGGCCGCCGCGACGGGACGCGCGTGGTCGCTGCGCGAGAGCGAGCAGGAGGCCCACGAGCGGCGCACCCGGGAGCACGCGACCGCACTCGATGCCGCGACCACTCAGGCGCGACAAGAGGAGCGGCGCCGGATCGCGCTCGAGCTCCACGACGTGACCAGCCACGCCCTTGGCGTCATGGTGCTGCACGCCGGGGCCGCTGAGGCGACCTTCGTCGACCACCCGGAAGTCGCACGCGCTGCCCTGGACCAGGTGGTCGCCACCGGCGAGGAGGCCCTCGTCGAGCTCGACCGGCTCGCCGCAACGATCGGCGCGTCGCCCGACCCGTCCGTCGGTGCCCCGCTCGAGGCGCGGATCGTCGCACTCGCCGACCGGATGCGGGCCGCGGGCCTACGGATCGACGTGTCGGTCTCGGCCGAACCCACGGATCCGGCGGTCGCCCACGCCGTCTATCGGGTGGTGCAGGAGGGGCTCACCAACAGTGCGCGGCATGCACCCGGTTCACGAGTGTCGGTGCGCGTCGAGGGTATGGACGACGACCTCGCGGTGAGCGTCGAGAACGATGCCCCCAGGGGAGCACCCGCCGGGGCGGGCTCCGGGTTCGGGCTGGCGGGGGCCGCCGAGCGCATCCGCACCATGGGCGGCGGCCTCGCCGCCGAAGCGACCTCGGCGGGCGGATTCCTGCTGCGCGCGCGGCTCCCTCAGCGGCCCGATCGCGCCGTGCCCCGCAGGGGCTTGGCTGTCAACGGGGGCCGCGGGCCAGACCGCTCGGAGTAG
- a CDS encoding response regulator, giving the protein MIRVVIADDQDLIRVGLRTILEAEDDIVVVGEAESGPAAARVAAAAGADVVLMDVEMPGGDGIAAVLAVISERPAARVIMLTTFDLDDYVADSLRAGASGFLLKTTPRTELVAAIRRVHQGELMFAPTVTRRLVETFVTAPSSRSAERTLRELTERERDVFLELATGASNAEIAARLYLGEATVKTHVTRILAKLGVHDRIQAVVHAYESGVVRPSGDRI; this is encoded by the coding sequence ATGATCCGAGTGGTGATCGCCGACGACCAGGACCTCATCAGGGTCGGGCTCCGCACGATCCTCGAGGCCGAGGACGACATCGTGGTCGTCGGCGAGGCCGAGAGCGGTCCGGCCGCGGCCCGCGTCGCGGCCGCCGCGGGGGCCGACGTGGTCCTCATGGACGTCGAGATGCCCGGCGGGGACGGCATCGCCGCCGTGCTGGCCGTCATCTCGGAGAGGCCTGCTGCGCGCGTGATCATGCTCACCACGTTCGACCTCGACGACTACGTGGCCGACTCGCTGCGTGCGGGCGCCTCGGGGTTCCTGCTGAAGACGACGCCACGCACCGAACTGGTGGCGGCGATCCGGCGCGTGCACCAGGGCGAGCTGATGTTCGCTCCGACGGTCACCCGAAGGCTCGTCGAGACCTTCGTGACGGCCCCGTCGAGCAGGTCGGCCGAGCGGACGCTGCGTGAGCTCACAGAACGCGAACGCGATGTCTTCCTGGAGCTCGCCACCGGCGCGAGCAACGCTGAGATCGCTGCGCGGCTCTACCTGGGCGAGGCGACAGTAAAGACACACGTCACTCGCATCCTCGCGAAGCTCGGGGTGCACGACCGCATCCAGGCGGTCGTGCACGCCTACGAGTCGGGAGTGGTCCGCCCCTCAGGCGATCGAATCTGA
- a CDS encoding metallophosphoesterase: MPRRPAVGRALAALALGGLGWALTEARLYTLRRYSLPVLPAGAPPIRVLHVSDLHLTPHQRDKIAWVQALDRLEPDFVVTTGDNMAHRAALPAVLEAYGPLLDRPGAFVLGSNDYFAPRPKNPARYLLPDARTAIPPEPARLPSQEMAHAFRQAGWNDLTNRRDTARVGDTEISLVGVDDPHLDRDRFPGPRTTADGVTAGDGVTAAHAGSGGSPASRLHLGVTHAPYVRVLEAMRDDGCDLVLAGHTHGGQLCLPFAGALVTNCDLDRSRASGLHGWPGPRPDGPGGAGSVWLHVSAGLGTSPYTPVRFACRPEASLLTLTPRA, encoded by the coding sequence GTGCCGCGCCGCCCCGCCGTCGGGCGGGCTCTCGCAGCGCTCGCCCTCGGCGGGCTCGGCTGGGCGCTGACCGAGGCCAGGCTGTACACCCTGCGCCGGTACAGCCTGCCGGTGCTGCCGGCCGGGGCCCCACCCATCCGCGTTCTGCACGTCTCCGACCTGCACCTGACACCCCACCAGCGCGACAAGATCGCGTGGGTCCAAGCGCTCGACCGGCTCGAGCCCGACTTCGTGGTGACGACCGGGGACAACATGGCGCACCGCGCGGCACTGCCCGCCGTGCTCGAGGCGTACGGCCCGCTGCTGGACCGGCCCGGCGCCTTCGTACTCGGCTCCAACGACTACTTCGCACCACGGCCGAAGAACCCGGCCCGGTACCTCCTGCCCGACGCGCGCACCGCGATACCTCCCGAGCCGGCCCGTCTGCCCTCGCAGGAGATGGCTCATGCCTTCCGCCAGGCGGGCTGGAACGACCTCACCAACCGCCGCGACACCGCCCGTGTGGGCGACACCGAGATCAGCCTCGTGGGCGTCGACGACCCCCACCTCGACCGCGACCGCTTCCCGGGCCCCCGGACGACCGCTGACGGCGTGACGGCCGGCGACGGCGTGACGGCCGCCCACGCAGGTTCCGGTGGTTCGCCGGCGAGCCGTCTGCACCTGGGCGTCACCCACGCGCCCTACGTCCGGGTGCTCGAGGCGATGCGCGACGACGGGTGCGACCTGGTCCTCGCCGGCCACACCCACGGGGGGCAGCTGTGCTTGCCGTTTGCCGGGGCGCTGGTGACCAACTGCGACCTGGACCGCTCGCGGGCCAGCGGCCTCCACGGGTGGCCCGGACCCCGGCCGGACGGACCCGGCGGGGCTGGGTCCGTGTGGTTGCACGTCTCAGCCGGCCTCGGCACCAGCCCGTATACGCCGGTCCGTTTCGCCTGCCGGCCGGAGGCGTCGTTGCTCACCCTCACGCCGCGCGCCTGA